From Orcinus orca chromosome 3, mOrcOrc1.1, whole genome shotgun sequence, a single genomic window includes:
- the RNF145 gene encoding RING finger protein 145 isoform X2: protein MYLEPLSMNRFTTALIGQLVVCTLCSCVMKTKQIWLFSAHMLPLLARLCLVPLETIVIINKFAMIFTGLEVLYFLGSNLLVPYNLAKSAYRELVQVVEVYGLLALGMSLWNQLVVPVLFMVFWLVLFALQIYSYFSTRDQPASRERLLFLFLTSIAECCSTPYSLLGLVFTVSFVALGVLTLCKFYLQGYRAFMNDPAMNRGMTEGVTLLILAVQTGLIELQVVHRAFLLSIILFIVVASILQSMLEIADPIVLALGASRDKSLWKHFRAVSLCLFLLVFPAYMAYMICQFFHMDFWLLIIISSSILTSLQVLGTLFIYVLFMVEEFRKEPVENMDDVIYYVNGTYRLLEFLVALCVVAYGVSETIFGEWTVMGSMIIFIHSYYNVWLRAQLGWKSFLLRRDAVNKIKSLPIATKEQLEKHNDICAICYQDMKSAVITPCSHFFHAGCLKKWLYVQETCPLCHCHLKNSSQLPGLGADPVPQPPAGAEQNVLQEGTVPPGQEHPQGTGVQEGSRDNDECIARRSDSQEGTCDPKENPLSAKDAAHPVEVSLEEKQQE, encoded by the exons GTCAGTTGGTGGTGTGTACTTTATGCTCCTGTGTCATGAAAACGAAGCAGATTTGGCTCTTTTCAGCTCACATGCTTCCTCTCCTAGCACGCCTCTGCCTTGTTCCTCTGGAGACAATTGTTATCATCAACAAATTTGCTATGATTTTTACTGGATTGgaagttctttattttcttgggTCTAACCTTCTAGTACCTTATAACCTTGCCAAGTCTGCATACAGAGAGTTGGTTCAG GTAGTGGAGGTATATGGCCTTCTAGCCTTGGGGATGTCCCTGTGGAATCAGCTGGTAGTCCCTGTACTGTTCATGGTTTTCTGGCTCGTCTTATTTGCTCTTCAGATTTACTCCTATTTCAGTACTCGGGATCAGCCTGCATCACGAGAGaggcttcttttccttttcctcacaaG tATTGCTGAATGCTGCAGCACTCCTTACTCACTTTTGGGTTTGGTCTTCACGGTTTCTTTTGTTGCCTTGGGTGTTCTGACACTCTGCAAGTTTTACTTGCAGGGTTATCGAGCTTTCATGAATGATCCTGCCATGAATCG GGGCATGACAGAAGGAGTTACGCTGTTAATCCTGGCAGTGCAGACTGGTCTGATAGAGCTGCAGGTTGTTCACCGGGCATTCCTGCTCAGTATTATCCTTTTCATTGTTGTAGCTTCTATCCTGCAGTCTATGTTAGAGATTGCAGATCCTATTGTTTTGGCGCTGGGAGCATCTCGAGACAA gAGTTTATGGAAACACTTCCGTGCCGTgagcctttgtttatttttactggtGTTCCCTGCATATATGGCTTATATGATTTGCCAGTTTTTCCACATGGATTTTTGGCTTCTTATCATTATTTCTAGCAGCATTCTCACCTCTCTTCAG gttctaGGAACACTTTTTATTTATGTCTTATTTATGGTTGAGGAATTCAGAAAAGAGCCAGTAGAAAACATGGATGATGTCATCTACTATGTGAACGGCACTTACCGCCTGCTGGAGTTTCTCGTGGCCCTCTGTGTGGTGGCCTATGGCGTCTCGGAGACCATCTTTGGAGAATGGACAGTAATGGGCTCAATGATCATCTTCATCCATTCCTACTATAATGTGTGGCTTCGGGCCCAACTGGGGTGGAAGAGCTTCCTTCTCCGAAGGGACGCTGTGAATAAGATTAAATCATTACCCATTGCTACGAAAGAGCAGCTTGAGAAACACAATGATATTTGTGCCATCTGTTATCAG GACATGAAATCTGCTGTGATCACACCTTGCAGTCATTTCTTCCACGCAGGGTGTCTCAAGAAGTGGCTGTATGTCCAGGAGACTTGCCCTCTGTGCCACTGCCACCTCAAAAACTCCTCGCAGCTGCCAGGGTTAGGGGCTGACCCGGTTCCACAGCCTCCTGCTGGAGCTGAGCAAAATGTGCTTCAGGAAGGTACTGTACCCCCAGGCCAGGAGCATCCTCAGGGGACTGGGGTGCAAGAAGGTTCTAGGGACAATGACGAGTGCATTGCCAGAAGATCAGATAGCCAGGAAGGGACTTGTGATCCCAAGGAAAATCCTCTTAGCGCAAAAGATGCAGCACATCCTGTTGAGGTCAGCCTAGAAGAAAAGCAGCAGGAGTAA